GAATCGTATCAATGATTGAAAGCTGGACGGGCTCAGCTTTGGACGCATTGGACACATCCGCCGCAACGACAGCGAAACCATCCATCGCCGAATTGTGGAACGGCGGTATATTCTCGCTAGCGTACACATCTTCAGCGAGAATGGTGCCGAGACTGTCTAAAATGCCACGTTTCTCTGTGGGTAAAGCGCAGATAGTATTCAACATGCGCTGACGCGCCTCTTCAACAGTTAGCATGATGATTTCCTCCAATATATTTTTCTGCTTTTTCAAAGTCTTCAGGTGTATTAATGTTGAAAAACGAAAGCCCTCGCGGATCAAACTCCCGCCATTCATGTGGTTGGACAATACGGGCCTCAATGCGATCGTACAGCGCATGAACGCGCAATTCGCCAACTGCCAACATTTCATCAACTACGGGTAAACACCGCTTTGAATAAACAGCGGACAAGGTTTGAAAGACGGGACTAGGACGGTCTATCGCCTGAACACAGGGAACCACTGCATCATAAGGGCCGAGGAGGGCGACCAAATGAGATAGGAGGTTCGATTGTAACAACGGCATATCGCAGCCCACACAGATTACAGTACTGTTTGCAGCGTAACTCAACCCTGCGTGGAGTCCTCCCAATGCTCCCATGTCCGGTAGTATATCTGTGTAGATCGGCAATTTCAGGGATGTGTATAGGCCTGGCTCGTTTGTAATCAGTAAGAGTTCATCCGTGACCGATTCCATTTGGCGGATAACATGTACA
This genomic stretch from Candidatus Poribacteria bacterium harbors:
- a CDS encoding molybdenum cofactor guanylyltransferase, which codes for METTNITAVTGVILAGGQSRRMGQNKALMRLGNEPLIVHVIRQMESVTDELLLITNEPGLYTSLKLPIYTDILPDMGALGGLHAGLSYAANSTVICVGCDMPLLQSNLLSHLVALLGPYDAVVPCVQAIDRPSPVFQTLSAVYSKRCLPVVDEMLAVGELRVHALYDRIEARIVQPHEWREFDPRGLSFFNINTPEDFEKAEKYIGGNHHANC